A genomic region of Nostoc sp. UHCC 0702 contains the following coding sequences:
- a CDS encoding AAA family ATPase, with protein sequence MHLKTVFIRFYKSFNDDFLRKHNNKVKPKPWELIDNVFYPYIEVSVEPKITTIVGANESGKSHLLSAIEKAISGKDIERSDFCRYSPFFTVKQNELKYPDFGSEWAGLSKSEQDGLREIIPEIHINYIIKNFFIFRNNIDNLTIYLPEKGEYTPYPINEKEVIKLHKLLPITFRVQSSVALPSSVPIKKLVQLGQDNYSGSRKFELLDREQRSKIVDELDVFSNEKSERLEREEATSLKSIKSALNEVILSPKEKEIREKQFNLAYKLICKIAQVDVKSLIDLDKAIKDGLQGYANGIIKDINHQLAINLNFPNYWVQDRNFSLKVMARDYDLVFTITDRTGTEYSFDERSQGLQYFLSYYIEYRSHEPHPDKTEILLMDEPDAYLSSQAQQDLLKIFDLFANPEPGSHLTRPIQVVYVTHSPFLIDKNHSERIRVLQKGNDDEGTRVVKDFAIHRYEPLRSSIGPHIGETVFIGNCNLMVEGIGDQILLAGAATYLRANGASNLETLDLNQITIVDSGGASQIPYMVYLACGRHADEIAAIVLLDSDRSGNDAKKHLLGKGGQHRKPLLKEKFILQLADLKEEFCLDDKVTAQLEIEDIIPLPICIQATKLYLQEFLQLEETELMFLTEELISSKIAGQTILNVIEQTLKDFPEKELEISKSGFARNVIRVVNKWSQKQNLLAESEIHALGVFEQNFKILFKKLNIMQRSAQQKLTRERLSQKIERLKKDFIARHPVSARREHGVILFDEIEGILESNIENESIKEIEAVKNAIQNLRRDYKLDIDMNQTIHGYTGFQVGLERIKYAGLLVSQEETPDEAQAEKLAISEEVLGEIETDKLILDEEAQLVNEQVPTVSDVETAEVSGNSKQKFQ encoded by the coding sequence ATGCATCTCAAGACAGTCTTCATCCGCTTCTATAAATCCTTTAATGACGACTTCCTGAGAAAGCATAATAACAAAGTAAAGCCTAAACCTTGGGAACTGATAGACAATGTTTTCTACCCATATATTGAAGTCTCAGTAGAGCCTAAAATTACAACAATTGTTGGTGCCAATGAATCTGGAAAGTCTCACTTGTTAAGTGCTATTGAAAAGGCTATATCCGGCAAAGATATTGAGCGGAGCGATTTCTGCCGCTATTCTCCTTTTTTCACAGTTAAACAGAATGAATTAAAATATCCTGATTTTGGTTCTGAATGGGCTGGACTTTCTAAGTCTGAACAGGATGGATTAAGAGAAATTATTCCAGAGATTCATATAAATTATATTATTAAGAATTTTTTCATATTCCGCAACAATATTGATAATTTAACAATATATTTACCTGAAAAAGGAGAGTATACACCATACCCAATTAATGAAAAAGAAGTTATCAAGTTACACAAACTACTTCCCATAACGTTTAGAGTTCAGTCTAGTGTCGCACTGCCTTCAAGCGTTCCCATTAAAAAATTAGTTCAGTTGGGTCAAGATAATTATTCAGGGAGTAGAAAATTTGAACTACTGGATCGAGAACAAAGAAGCAAAATAGTAGATGAACTGGATGTTTTTAGTAATGAAAAGAGTGAAAGACTTGAACGTGAAGAAGCTACGTCACTCAAGTCAATTAAATCAGCACTAAATGAAGTAATTCTTAGCCCTAAAGAGAAGGAAATAAGAGAAAAGCAATTTAATTTAGCTTATAAGTTAATTTGTAAAATTGCCCAGGTTGATGTTAAATCTTTAATTGACTTGGATAAGGCAATTAAAGATGGATTACAAGGTTACGCAAATGGAATTATCAAGGATATCAATCATCAATTGGCTATTAATTTAAATTTTCCCAATTATTGGGTTCAAGATCGAAACTTTAGTCTAAAAGTTATGGCAAGAGACTATGACTTAGTTTTTACCATAACAGATAGGACAGGAACTGAATATTCATTTGATGAGAGGAGCCAAGGGTTACAATACTTTCTCAGCTACTACATTGAGTACCGATCTCATGAACCCCATCCAGATAAAACTGAAATACTATTGATGGATGAACCAGATGCTTACCTGTCTAGTCAAGCACAACAAGATTTACTCAAAATATTTGACTTATTTGCAAATCCCGAACCAGGTTCGCATTTAACTCGTCCAATTCAGGTAGTCTACGTAACTCACTCTCCTTTTTTAATTGATAAGAACCATTCTGAGCGTATTCGGGTTTTACAGAAGGGAAATGACGATGAAGGAACACGCGTAGTCAAAGATTTTGCCATCCACCGTTATGAGCCTCTGAGGTCTTCGATTGGGCCTCATATAGGCGAAACGGTTTTTATTGGTAATTGTAATTTAATGGTCGAAGGTATTGGCGATCAAATTCTTCTTGCAGGAGCCGCAACATATCTTCGCGCCAATGGAGCATCTAATTTAGAAACTTTAGATTTAAACCAAATTACAATTGTTGATTCTGGCGGAGCCTCACAAATTCCCTACATGGTCTATCTAGCTTGTGGAAGGCACGCTGATGAAATCGCAGCCATAGTTTTATTGGATAGCGATCGGAGTGGCAATGATGCTAAGAAGCATTTATTAGGTAAAGGGGGTCAACATAGAAAACCTTTACTTAAAGAGAAGTTTATTCTTCAACTTGCTGATCTTAAAGAAGAATTCTGCTTAGATGACAAGGTAACAGCACAACTTGAAATAGAAGATATTATTCCCTTACCTATTTGCATACAAGCAACAAAGCTTTATTTACAAGAGTTTCTTCAATTAGAAGAAACAGAGCTTATGTTCCTTACTGAGGAATTAATATCAAGCAAGATTGCTGGTCAAACTATTCTTAATGTTATAGAACAAACTCTAAAAGACTTTCCTGAGAAAGAGTTAGAAATTAGTAAGTCTGGCTTTGCTCGTAACGTTATTCGAGTAGTAAATAAGTGGTCACAAAAACAAAATTTATTGGCTGAAAGTGAAATTCATGCACTAGGAGTTTTTGAGCAGAACTTCAAAATTTTGTTTAAGAAGTTGAACATCATGCAGCGCAGTGCCCAGCAGAAATTGACTAGAGAAAGATTGTCTCAAAAGATAGAACGTCTAAAAAAGGACTTTATTGCACGTCATCCTGTTTCTGCAAGACGTGAGCATGGTGTTATTTTGTTTGATGAGATTGAGGGAATTTTAGAGAGCAATATAGAGAATGAATCAATTAAGGAAATTGAAGCAGTTAAGAACGCAATCCAAAATTTACGTCGTGATTACAAGCTTGATATTGATATGAATCAAACAATTCACGGCTATACTGGGTTTCAAGTGGGCTTAGAAAGAATTAAGTATGCAGGGCTTTTAGTTAGTCAAGAAGAAACTCCCGATGAAGCTCAAGCAGAGAAGTTAGCTATTTCTGAAGAAGTTCTTGGAGAGATAGAAACGGATAAGCTCATTCTGGATGAAGAAGCACAATTAGTTAATGAGCAAGTACCTACCGTCTCTGACGTAGAAACTGCTGAAGTTTCTGGTAATTCCAAACAAAAGTTCCAGTAA
- a CDS encoding BrnT family toxin yields MKFEWDQQKNQANIAKHGLDFADAPRIFNLPLRISLDERQDYGEDRLIGLGILDGRVVVVVFTEPDEQTIRIISLRKALPYERKRYEQYLKDELGQS; encoded by the coding sequence ATGAAATTCGAGTGGGATCAGCAAAAGAATCAAGCAAATATTGCAAAGCATGGACTTGATTTTGCAGACGCGCCCAGAATTTTCAATCTACCACTCCGTATTTCTTTAGATGAACGTCAAGATTATGGCGAGGATCGATTGATTGGGCTGGGAATACTTGATGGGCGTGTTGTGGTTGTAGTTTTTACAGAACCAGACGAGCAAACAATCCGAATTATTTCACTTCGCAAAGCTCTGCCTTATGAACGAAAACGCTATGAACAATACCTCAAAGACGAACTGGGACAAAGTTGA
- a CDS encoding DUF4263 domain-containing protein, with protein MKGLDSFTLDLKQCLYELEEFENLLNTNNELKENKDILPFFKQRLHLSAFIGSYVPQIVRFNQIKHEFTFYGDFRADLVVGDSVNNTYCFIEFEDATQESIFIDKGRSTSDWSPRFEHGFSQIIDWFWKIDDFKNTSLARSIFGSENIEFYGILLIGRDAFISPIDKTRLTWRLNKVLVDSRKVICITFDQLARDIRDRLSLYPLIYAAESEAEEVILTDESDRSSS; from the coding sequence ATGAAAGGTCTAGATTCTTTTACCCTAGACCTTAAACAGTGTCTATATGAGCTTGAGGAATTTGAAAACTTACTTAATACTAATAATGAATTAAAAGAGAATAAGGATATACTTCCCTTCTTTAAACAAAGACTACATTTATCTGCATTTATCGGTTCTTACGTTCCTCAAATTGTTAGATTCAACCAAATTAAACATGAGTTCACCTTTTATGGTGATTTTCGCGCTGATTTAGTTGTGGGTGATTCTGTAAATAATACTTACTGTTTCATTGAATTTGAAGATGCTACTCAAGAGAGTATATTTATAGATAAAGGAAGAAGTACATCAGATTGGTCGCCGAGATTTGAACATGGATTTAGTCAAATCATTGATTGGTTTTGGAAAATTGATGATTTTAAGAATACTTCTTTAGCTCGTTCTATTTTTGGCAGTGAGAATATAGAATTTTACGGTATTCTTCTTATCGGCAGAGATGCTTTTATCTCTCCTATTGATAAAACGAGATTGACATGGCGTTTAAATAAGGTTTTAGTAGACTCACGCAAAGTTATTTGTATAACATTTGATCAATTGGCTAGAGATATTAGAGATAGGCTTTCACTCTATCCCCTGATTTATGCAGCAGAATCTGAGGCTGAAGAAGTTATTTTAACGGATGAAAGCGATCGCTCATCATCGTAG
- a CDS encoding DUF433 domain-containing protein, giving the protein MLLVPTADQIPLVTDANGVVRISKSRVTLDTVVTGFLEGATAEEINAQYPSLQLSDIYSVIGYYLRHQAEVDEYLLERQRLALDVRQEAERRFNPVGIRDRLLARRKPQG; this is encoded by the coding sequence ATGCTACTTGTTCCTACGGCTGACCAAATTCCGCTTGTAACTGATGCCAATGGCGTTGTCCGCATCAGTAAAAGCCGCGTAACCTTAGATACAGTTGTTACAGGTTTTTTGGAAGGAGCTACAGCAGAAGAAATCAACGCACAGTACCCATCGCTTCAACTTTCCGATATTTATTCTGTAATTGGCTATTACTTACGACATCAAGCAGAAGTTGATGAGTATCTTCTAGAACGTCAGCGTCTTGCTCTGGATGTTCGTCAGGAAGCTGAGAGACGTTTTAACCCTGTTGGGATACGCGATCGCTTACTAGCGAGACGCAAACCACAAGGGTAA
- a CDS encoding DUF5615 family PIN-like protein: MLRFLADENFNNQIVRGILRRNSDVDIVRVQDVGLAEADDPTVLEWAAQNGRLVLTHDVTTMINFAYERVQAGLPMPGLFEVSRRVPVGLAIEEILLLDECSLEGEWEGQVRFLPLR; this comes from the coding sequence ATGTTGCGATTCTTGGCGGACGAGAACTTTAACAATCAGATTGTCCGTGGGATTCTGCGTCGTAATTCTGATGTTGATATTGTCCGTGTTCAGGATGTAGGGTTGGCAGAAGCAGACGACCCAACTGTCTTGGAATGGGCAGCCCAAAATGGTCGTTTAGTACTAACTCACGATGTAACAACGATGATCAATTTTGCCTATGAGCGAGTGCAAGCAGGCTTGCCAATGCCAGGATTATTTGAAGTGAGTCGTCGTGTTCCAGTTGGTTTAGCGATTGAGGAAATTCTATTGTTGGATGAGTGCAGTCTGGAAGGCGAATGGGAAGGGCAAGTACGATTCTTGCCTTTGCGTTGA
- a CDS encoding DUF58 domain-containing protein, giving the protein MKIIKPITNWLETRACAPAYSGWVLGGIAICFFGAGINTMAGWLYAISGVSFALLAVAAILPPRSLVGLSITRRPIQPVSAGDDLTVELEIHNQTQQPISLIQIEDILPFVLGKPVQKAIDTIPAKGSHRWLYYQPTLRRGIYRWHTVELATGAPLGLFWCRRQRDSNATAIVYPTVLPLTTCPLVDEMGQEDSQKGDPRGRPLQTATTGLVRSLRPYRIGDPTRLIHWRTSARYGELRVRELEIITGGQEIIIALDSAGNWQAENFEQAVIAAASLYFYAHKQQLQVHLWTASTGLVKSERIVLETLAASLCQEEAIAINPQNSPLIWLTQNPLTLSSLSLGSRWVLWQDTSSGTEQVVVNWDYPGIIVQSEQELQSQLQKPLHSS; this is encoded by the coding sequence ATGAAAATCATTAAACCCATCACCAACTGGTTAGAAACCCGCGCTTGTGCCCCTGCATACAGTGGTTGGGTTCTAGGAGGAATTGCTATTTGTTTTTTTGGGGCTGGTATCAATACGATGGCAGGCTGGCTATACGCCATTAGCGGTGTGAGTTTTGCTCTTTTGGCTGTAGCAGCAATTTTACCACCGCGATCGCTTGTCGGTCTATCCATCACACGCCGTCCTATTCAACCTGTGTCAGCAGGTGACGACTTGACTGTAGAATTAGAAATCCACAATCAGACACAGCAACCCATAAGCTTAATACAAATTGAAGATATCCTGCCTTTCGTCTTAGGCAAACCAGTACAAAAGGCAATCGATACAATTCCTGCCAAAGGCAGTCACCGTTGGCTATACTACCAACCTACCCTTCGCCGGGGCATATATCGCTGGCATACAGTCGAATTGGCTACTGGTGCGCCTTTGGGCTTATTTTGGTGTCGCCGTCAACGTGATAGCAACGCCACAGCCATTGTCTATCCTACCGTCTTACCCCTGACCACTTGCCCCCTAGTCGATGAAATGGGACAAGAAGACAGCCAAAAAGGCGATCCTCGTGGCAGACCCTTGCAAACAGCCACCACAGGACTAGTGCGATCGCTACGTCCCTACCGCATCGGAGATCCCACCCGCCTGATTCACTGGCGCACTAGTGCCCGCTACGGTGAATTACGAGTCAGGGAGTTAGAAATTATTACAGGTGGACAAGAGATAATTATTGCCCTTGACAGCGCTGGCAATTGGCAAGCAGAAAACTTTGAACAAGCAGTAATTGCCGCAGCATCACTGTATTTTTATGCACACAAACAGCAGTTACAAGTACACCTGTGGACAGCATCCACAGGTTTAGTCAAAAGTGAGCGCATTGTTTTAGAAACTTTAGCAGCAAGCCTGTGTCAAGAAGAGGCGATCGCCATAAATCCTCAAAACTCACCTTTAATTTGGCTGACTCAAAACCCCCTGACTCTTTCTTCTCTATCTTTGGGTAGTCGTTGGGTGTTGTGGCAAGATACCTCATCAGGAACAGAACAAGTAGTAGTCAATTGGGATTATCCTGGAATTATTGTGCAAAGCGAGCAGGAACTGCAATCTCAACTACAAAAGCCGTTACATTCATCATGA
- a CDS encoding ferredoxin--nitrite reductase, which produces MISSEANTKSSDKSLEAMRHFSEQYAKRTGTYFCSEPSVTAVVIEGLAKHKDELGAPLCPCRHYEDKEAEIHATYWNCPCVPMRERKECHCMLFLTPDNEFAGDKQEISLETIKEVRDSMG; this is translated from the coding sequence ATGATCTCATCAGAAGCTAACACAAAATCCAGCGATAAAAGCCTAGAGGCAATGCGGCATTTTTCCGAGCAATACGCCAAGCGTACCGGAACATACTTCTGTTCTGAACCTTCTGTGACAGCAGTCGTAATTGAAGGACTAGCTAAACATAAAGATGAACTAGGTGCGCCTTTGTGTCCTTGCCGCCACTATGAAGATAAAGAAGCCGAGATTCACGCCACATATTGGAACTGTCCTTGTGTTCCCATGAGAGAACGCAAAGAGTGCCACTGTATGCTATTTCTCACCCCAGACAACGAGTTTGCAGGAGACAAACAAGAAATATCTCTCGAAACCATTAAAGAAGTACGAGACAGTATGGGATGA
- a CDS encoding DUF309 domain-containing protein, translating into MSETIPQEFWQGIEQFNSGQFYACHDTLEALWIEASEPEKSFYQGILQIAVALYHLGNRNWRGAVILLGEGSNRLRRYPSTYSGIDVDELLSQSATLLTMLQQTGADKIIADGLSENEALLLPKIVATND; encoded by the coding sequence ATGAGCGAAACCATACCCCAAGAGTTTTGGCAAGGCATAGAACAGTTCAATTCTGGACAGTTCTACGCCTGTCATGACACTTTAGAGGCTTTGTGGATAGAAGCCAGCGAACCGGAAAAATCTTTTTATCAAGGCATTTTGCAAATTGCCGTAGCACTTTATCATCTGGGGAATCGTAACTGGCGAGGTGCTGTGATTTTACTGGGAGAGGGCAGCAACCGCCTGCGGCGTTACCCATCGACTTACAGCGGCATTGATGTAGACGAATTATTGAGTCAGAGTGCAACATTGTTGACTATGTTACAACAAACTGGAGCCGACAAGATTATCGCCGATGGGCTGAGTGAAAATGAAGCCTTGCTTTTGCCTAAGATTGTGGCAACAAATGATTAG
- a CDS encoding OstA family protein — translation MMPRSQLPRSQMCRFGLSLVLPVALLGAIAFPMQVQTATAQTSGENRPLTIRSDVQEYDAKTQVITARGNVQMLYPARQLQATSAQAQYFSKERRIDFTGNVYILQQGGNSIRAEKVTYLIDEGRFVALPQSNRQVESIYMVEESDDSGQAATPPPKTPGFKRSN, via the coding sequence ATGATGCCCCGCTCTCAATTGCCCAGATCACAAATGTGCCGCTTTGGACTATCTTTAGTATTACCAGTTGCACTCTTGGGTGCGATCGCTTTCCCGATGCAAGTGCAAACTGCTACAGCACAAACATCCGGGGAAAATCGTCCACTCACAATCCGCTCCGACGTGCAAGAATATGATGCCAAAACTCAAGTAATCACTGCTCGCGGCAATGTACAAATGTTATACCCGGCTCGCCAACTTCAGGCAACATCTGCCCAAGCACAATACTTTAGCAAAGAACGCCGAATTGATTTCACTGGCAACGTTTATATTTTGCAACAGGGCGGTAATAGTATCCGAGCCGAGAAGGTAACTTATTTAATTGACGAAGGGCGATTTGTCGCCTTACCCCAATCCAACCGTCAGGTAGAATCCATCTACATGGTGGAGGAATCAGATGATAGTGGACAAGCTGCTACACCTCCCCCAAAGACACCAGGCTTCAAGCGTTCTAATTAG
- the lptB gene encoding LPS export ABC transporter ATP-binding protein, with protein MKIVLENIHKSYGKRPIVKRVNLSIAQGEIVGLLGPNGAGKTTTFYIATGLEKPNQGRVWLDSLEITAMPMHKRARLGIGYLAQEASVFRQLSVQDNILLVFEQTNVPRWEWPKRLQTLLREFRLEKLARSKGIQLSGGERRRTELARALAAGREGPKFLFLDEPFAGVDPIAVSEIQQIVARLRDRGMGILITDHNVRETLAITDRAYIMREGQILAFGTADELYSNPLVRQYYLGDNFQV; from the coding sequence GTGAAAATTGTCCTAGAGAATATTCATAAATCTTACGGCAAGCGACCGATTGTCAAACGGGTCAACCTTTCCATAGCCCAAGGCGAAATAGTGGGTTTACTAGGCCCCAATGGCGCGGGGAAAACTACGACATTTTATATTGCCACAGGCTTAGAAAAACCTAATCAGGGAAGAGTCTGGCTGGATAGTTTAGAAATTACTGCAATGCCAATGCACAAACGGGCACGACTGGGCATTGGCTATCTCGCCCAAGAAGCAAGTGTTTTTCGCCAGCTTTCTGTGCAAGATAATATTCTGTTAGTGTTTGAGCAAACTAATGTGCCACGATGGGAGTGGCCAAAACGGTTACAAACTTTACTGCGAGAATTTCGTTTAGAAAAATTAGCTAGAAGTAAAGGAATTCAACTTTCTGGAGGTGAAAGAAGGCGGACAGAATTAGCCAGGGCTTTGGCAGCAGGAAGAGAAGGCCCAAAATTTTTATTTTTAGATGAACCATTTGCTGGTGTTGATCCCATTGCAGTTTCCGAAATTCAGCAAATTGTGGCACGATTGCGCGATCGCGGTATGGGTATTCTGATCACAGATCACAATGTCCGCGAAACCCTTGCCATTACAGATCGTGCTTATATCATGCGTGAGGGACAAATTCTCGCTTTTGGCACTGCCGATGAACTTTACAGCAACCCCCTCGTGCGGCAATATTACTTGGGAGACAATTTTCAAGTCTAA
- a CDS encoding LptF/LptG family permease encodes MDRYLISELLPTFFFGVGAFSSIGVTIDSVFDLVRKVVESGLPVNTAIQVFLLKLPSFIVLAFPMSTLLATLMTYSRLSSESELIALRGCGVSVYRMVLTAVILSLVVTGMTFVFNEQIAPAANYQATLTLEQALKSDKPNLKQQNIFYPEYRDIKETDGTKTKILSRLFYADQFDGKRMKGLTIIDRSTQNLNQIVVSESAQWNGSQNVWDFYNGTIYMVAPDRSYRSILRFEHQQLQLPRTPLSLAEKSRDYGEMNISEALEQLTVERLGGDRQKIRKLQVRIQQKIALPFVCVVFGLVGAAMGTIPQRTGRGTSFGISVIVIFSYYMIFFISGAMGQAGIFSPFMGAWLPNFIFFGVGAFLLMRVAKR; translated from the coding sequence ATGGATCGCTACTTGATCAGCGAATTACTGCCGACGTTTTTCTTTGGTGTCGGAGCTTTTTCATCAATTGGTGTGACAATTGATTCTGTTTTTGATTTAGTTAGAAAAGTAGTAGAGTCTGGGCTACCTGTAAATACTGCCATTCAAGTTTTTTTGTTAAAACTGCCTAGTTTTATTGTTTTGGCTTTCCCCATGTCCACATTGCTGGCTACTTTGATGACATACAGTCGTCTTTCCAGTGAAAGTGAATTAATTGCCCTGCGTGGCTGTGGGGTGAGTGTCTATCGCATGGTACTAACCGCCGTCATCTTGAGCCTTGTGGTTACAGGCATGACATTTGTGTTTAACGAGCAAATTGCACCAGCGGCAAATTATCAAGCAACTCTGACTTTGGAGCAAGCCCTTAAGTCAGATAAACCAAATTTAAAACAGCAGAATATCTTCTATCCCGAATACCGGGACATCAAAGAAACAGATGGTACTAAGACCAAGATACTGTCACGCTTATTTTATGCTGACCAGTTTGATGGCAAGCGTATGAAAGGTTTGACGATTATAGATCGTTCTACACAAAATTTGAATCAAATTGTAGTTTCAGAATCTGCCCAGTGGAATGGATCTCAAAACGTCTGGGATTTTTACAACGGCACGATTTATATGGTAGCTCCCGATCGCTCTTATCGCAGCATTTTGCGGTTTGAACATCAACAACTGCAACTGCCCCGCACACCATTAAGTTTGGCAGAAAAAAGCCGGGATTACGGTGAGATGAATATTTCGGAAGCTTTAGAACAACTAACTGTAGAACGTCTCGGTGGCGATCGGCAAAAAATTCGTAAACTCCAAGTCAGAATTCAACAAAAAATTGCCTTGCCATTTGTATGTGTAGTTTTTGGTCTAGTAGGTGCAGCTATGGGAACCATACCCCAGCGCACTGGGCGAGGCACAAGTTTTGGTATTAGTGTGATAGTAATTTTTTCATACTATATGATTTTCTTTATTAGTGGGGCAATGGGACAAGCAGGTATTTTCTCTCCTTTTATGGGAGCTTGGTTGCCTAACTTTATTTTTTTTGGAGTCGGGGCATTCTTATTAATGCGGGTAGCTAAAAGGTGA
- a CDS encoding CBS domain-containing protein, with product MMKAEDIMTKDVVTIRGSATVAEAVGLMKEKKLRALVVDRRHDDDAYGIVTETDIVYKVIAYGKDPKQIRVYEIMSKPCIVVNPELSVEYVARLFANIGIHRAPVIQGKLLGIISISDILTKSNFVETPKALLLEGRIQKAIEEARAICTEYGAYSKACAVAWDEVEELQAEAAHQKAEGMVSAKISFEEYCKENPDAPECRNYHP from the coding sequence ATGATGAAAGCTGAAGATATCATGACCAAGGACGTAGTTACCATTCGCGGTTCAGCAACAGTCGCTGAAGCGGTGGGACTGATGAAAGAAAAAAAATTACGCGCTTTGGTTGTGGATCGTCGTCATGATGATGATGCCTATGGTATCGTCACTGAAACGGATATTGTTTATAAAGTAATAGCCTACGGTAAAGACCCCAAGCAAATAAGGGTTTACGAAATCATGAGTAAGCCTTGCATTGTGGTAAATCCTGAGTTGAGTGTGGAATATGTAGCGCGGTTATTTGCCAATATTGGTATCCATCGGGCACCCGTGATTCAAGGTAAGTTGTTGGGCATTATCTCAATTAGCGACATTTTAACCAAGAGCAACTTTGTGGAAACACCAAAAGCGCTACTGTTGGAGGGGAGAATTCAAAAAGCCATTGAAGAGGCTCGTGCCATTTGTACCGAGTATGGTGCTTATTCTAAAGCCTGTGCTGTTGCTTGGGATGAGGTAGAAGAACTTCAAGCAGAAGCCGCTCATCAAAAAGCTGAAGGCATGGTTTCAGCCAAAATATCCTTTGAAGAATACTGTAAAGAAAATCCAGATGCACCTGAATGTCGAAATTATCATCCTTGA
- a CDS encoding transposase: MLVLEYKAVVKKAQAKAIDEAIRTSQFVRNKVLRYWMDNHGIGKKELYQYNTQLRAEYDFVRNLSSHACQASVENVERAINRFFANCKAKKQGLKGYPKFKKHSRSVEYKQQSWKLHPSKRRITFTDKKGIGELKLLGKWDIHQYPVELIKRVRIVRRADGCYVQFCVKVDNQQDAPITTSEIGIDVGLEYFYSDSNGNHEENPRFLRKAEQEIKASQRNIYKKKKGSSGRILARGIYARKHLKVTRQRDEHAKRLARNLTLANAKVVLEDLNVSGMVRNHKLAKSITDASWYNFRAFLEYFGGKFGREIIAVPPHFTSQECSNCGARVQKSLSTRTHSCNKCGHIEQRDLNAAKVILSRASARVGQIQSNASRDVPSTSIGRKTCKSKERQ; encoded by the coding sequence GTGTTGGTATTGGAATACAAAGCAGTTGTTAAAAAAGCACAAGCTAAAGCTATAGATGAAGCTATCCGCACAAGTCAGTTTGTCAGAAACAAAGTGCTTAGATACTGGATGGATAATCACGGTATTGGCAAAAAAGAATTGTACCAGTACAACACTCAATTACGAGCAGAATATGACTTTGTGAGAAACTTAAGCAGTCATGCCTGTCAAGCATCAGTAGAAAATGTTGAACGAGCAATCAACAGATTTTTTGCTAATTGCAAAGCTAAAAAACAAGGGTTGAAGGGCTATCCAAAGTTCAAAAAACATAGTCGTTCTGTTGAATATAAGCAACAGTCTTGGAAGCTGCACCCAAGTAAGCGCCGCATCACTTTTACTGATAAAAAAGGTATTGGCGAACTCAAGCTATTAGGTAAATGGGATATTCATCAATACCCTGTTGAGCTAATTAAACGAGTTCGGATTGTTCGTAGAGCCGATGGTTGCTATGTTCAATTTTGCGTCAAAGTGGACAACCAACAAGATGCACCAATAACCACATCAGAAATTGGTATTGATGTGGGATTGGAATATTTCTACTCTGATAGTAACGGTAATCATGAGGAGAACCCGCGTTTTCTACGCAAGGCAGAACAGGAGATTAAAGCTAGCCAACGTAACATTTACAAGAAGAAGAAAGGGTCATCTGGTAGGATATTAGCTCGTGGTATTTATGCCCGTAAGCATTTAAAAGTAACAAGACAAAGGGATGAACATGCGAAGAGACTCGCACGTAACTTAACCCTGGCTAACGCTAAGGTCGTCTTGGAAGATTTGAATGTTTCCGGCATGGTAAGAAACCACAAACTAGCCAAAAGTATAACTGACGCTTCTTGGTACAACTTCCGCGCCTTCCTCGAATACTTTGGAGGGAAGTTTGGCAGAGAAATTATTGCAGTCCCTCCCCACTTCACAAGCCAGGAATGCAGTAATTGTGGCGCTAGAGTCCAGAAATCTTTAAGCACTCGGACACATTCTTGCAACAAGTGCGGACACATTGAGCAACGTGATCTAAATGCTGCCAAAGTAATTTTAAGTCGTGCAAGCGCTAGGGTCGGGCAGATCCAAAGTAACGCCAGTCGAGATGTTCCCTCTACTTCTATTGGTCGTAAGACCTGTAAAAGCAAGGAACGTCAGTGA